A single Crateriforma conspicua DNA region contains:
- the gltX gene encoding glutamate--tRNA ligase: MRTRFAPSPTGYLHIGGVRTALFNWLLARQSGGQFILRIDDTDAGRNVNEAIQPILDGFRWLGMDWDEGPEVGGPHEPYYQSQRAERHRQAAEQLLASGHAYRDFSRPEELQQQREAAQKEGKPFIYDRRWMAEDDAAAAAFQAEGRTAVVRLKMPREGQCVINDLIRGEVVVDWASEQDHVIQRADGSCLYHLASVVDDQDFEITHVVRAAEHLPNTARQVFILESLGYPRPQYAHLPYVAEPGGTAKLSKRKLDKYTKNKGFADLLNHGRQIADACSIATEADTFNPVIVDFYREIGFLPSAVLNYLLLLGWSLDGETEKFDRQQMIDKFTLDRVNKAPASFDPQKLVAFQADAFAALSIDDRLQQVAPFAIAAGFVDSDDDALLKTVVEAADDRLKIAGDIVQFDYCFTDDYTVDQKAFEKRVVNADGAAERLTKLKEDFVNADAFDHDAIAEIVKAFCDRESIKLKDIIHSLRLATTGQPGGFGMFETLAILGQERTCNRMDAAIAKASA, encoded by the coding sequence ATGCGTACCAGGTTCGCCCCCAGCCCGACCGGCTATCTGCACATCGGTGGTGTTCGCACCGCACTGTTCAACTGGTTGCTGGCCCGCCAGTCCGGCGGACAGTTCATCTTGCGAATCGACGACACCGACGCCGGACGAAACGTCAACGAAGCGATTCAACCGATCCTGGACGGCTTTCGTTGGCTTGGCATGGACTGGGATGAAGGTCCGGAAGTCGGCGGTCCTCATGAACCGTACTATCAATCACAGCGGGCGGAACGTCATCGCCAGGCTGCGGAACAGTTGCTGGCATCCGGTCACGCCTATCGCGACTTTTCACGCCCCGAAGAATTACAGCAACAACGCGAAGCGGCTCAGAAAGAAGGCAAGCCCTTCATCTATGACCGTCGTTGGATGGCCGAAGACGACGCGGCGGCCGCGGCATTCCAAGCCGAAGGACGCACGGCGGTGGTGCGACTGAAAATGCCTCGCGAGGGCCAGTGCGTGATCAACGATTTGATCCGCGGCGAAGTGGTGGTCGATTGGGCCAGCGAACAGGACCACGTGATCCAGCGCGCCGATGGCAGCTGTCTGTATCACTTGGCCAGCGTCGTGGATGACCAGGACTTTGAAATCACTCACGTCGTTCGCGCTGCCGAACACTTGCCCAACACGGCACGACAGGTCTTCATTTTGGAAAGCCTGGGCTATCCGCGACCTCAATACGCCCACTTGCCCTATGTGGCCGAACCCGGTGGGACTGCCAAACTGAGCAAACGCAAACTGGACAAGTACACCAAGAACAAGGGCTTTGCCGATCTGCTGAATCATGGACGTCAGATTGCCGACGCCTGTTCCATCGCGACCGAGGCCGACACCTTCAATCCGGTGATCGTGGATTTCTATCGTGAGATCGGTTTTTTGCCTTCGGCCGTGCTGAATTACCTGCTGCTGTTGGGCTGGTCGCTTGACGGTGAAACGGAAAAATTTGACCGCCAGCAAATGATCGACAAATTCACGTTGGACCGAGTCAACAAAGCACCCGCATCGTTCGATCCGCAAAAGCTGGTGGCTTTCCAGGCCGACGCGTTCGCCGCACTTTCGATCGACGACCGCTTGCAGCAAGTCGCACCCTTTGCGATCGCGGCCGGATTCGTCGATTCGGACGACGATGCGTTGCTGAAGACCGTGGTGGAAGCCGCCGATGATCGCTTGAAGATCGCAGGCGATATTGTCCAGTTCGATTACTGTTTCACCGATGACTACACAGTTGATCAAAAGGCGTTCGAAAAACGCGTGGTCAACGCGGACGGGGCGGCCGAGCGGCTGACAAAGTTGAAAGAGGACTTTGTGAACGCCGACGCATTCGATCACGACGCCATCGCGGAAATCGTCAAAGCGTTTTGCGACCGTGAATCCATCAAGCTGAAAGACATCATCCACTCGCTCCGTTTGGCCACCACCGGCCAGCCCGGTGGTTTTGGCATGTTTGAAACGCTGGCGATTCTCGGTCAAGAACGTACGTGCAACCGAATGGATGCCGCAATCGCCAAGGCGTCAGCTTAG